The DNA segment CGCAATCAAGGTTGTGTTGCTAAAGATTCCCTCCAAGCGATTGGGCAAAAAAGTTAGCACATAGGGATTCTCCTCAAAAATCATTAAATAACTTCCGACTATTAATCCACTAGAACCAAAAGCAAAAGCAACCGGCACTCCTATAATTAAAAGCACGATTGCGATTCCAATTAAAGCCAATAATTCCATATTTAATGTTCCTGCTTTAATTTTTGCTCTTTTAAGCTTTCTTTCAAAATTTGTGTTTCTTCTGTAACAAAATCCGCACTCTGCGTGTAATTTCGTTGTTTTATCTTGACAAAAGATTTTAAAATTTCGCTAACACTTTGCAGACTCAAAAGCACAAATCCAAGCACCACGAAAGATTTAAAAACAAAATAATAAGGAATCTTTCCATTTTGCGAGGATTCACCCATTTTATAAGATTGAATCGTAAAATCCAAACCATACTTTATCATCACCAAACAAAAGGGCAAAATAAAAAATAGATTCACCAAAAGAAAACCAATAACTTTTGTTTTGTCGCTATAATGCGCATAAAGCAAATCAATGCGTACATGTTTGTCTTTTTGTAATGTCCAAGAAAATGCCAAAAGAACCATTAAAGCAAAACAATAAAGACTAAAATCGTCTAATTTGCTATTCACATAAGAAAAATTGAGCGCAAGTGCAAGCCCGAAAGTAAGCAAACATAAGACCCATAATGCAACGCCAGAAATACAAGAGGCAATCAAACTCAAGCTATTTAAAACGCGTGCAATTTTTAAGATTTTCTGCATTTGGAGGATTTCCTAATTTAAATTAAAGATTAAGAATTGAATTTATATCAAAAATATCAATAAATTTCAAGCAATAAATTGGGATTCCCATATCCTTGAAGGTAAGATTCCATATTTTATGGATTACTTTGCTACACTTGCAAGCAACAGAAAAAATCACAAAGACAAAAAATAGCAAAATCTTTAAGCTAAGATTTTAAAAAAATCCTTACAATATAGATTTTATTTTAAAAATCTAAAGGAATCCTTATGTTTGAATGGATTGCAAACCCTGAAATGTGGATTGCATTGGTAACCTTGATTGCCCTTGAAATCGTGCTTGGAATTGATAATATTATTTTTATCGCAATTCTTGTGGGACGATTACCCAAAGAACAGCGACAGAAAGCGCGTATTTTGGGACTATCTCTTGCAATGATTACCCGCCTCTTGCTTCTTCTTTCACTCTTTTGGATTATGAAACTCACTGCGCCCTTATTTAGTGTTTTGGGGCAAGACATTTCGGGACGCGATTTAATTTTGATTCTTGGGGGACTTTTCTTGATTGGCAAATCTACTTTAGAGATTCACCACGATATAGAGGAGGCAGACGAATCTAAACCTCAAGATTCCCTACAATCAAGTGCAAAAAAAGGCTTTATTAATGTGCTAATTCAAATTGCAATATTAGACATTGTTTTTTCATTGGATTCTGTGATTACCGCAGTGGGAATGGTTAGCAACATTGAAATTATGATGCTCGCAGTGATTGTAGCAGTAGGTGTAATGATGATTGCAAGCAAGGGAATTTCCGAATTTGTAGAAAATAATCCGACAATTAAAATTTTAGCTCTTGCATTTTTGATTTTAGTCGGCGTTACACTTGTCGCAGAAGGTTTGAATTTCCATATTTCTAAGGCTTATATTTATTTTGCAATGGCATTCTCTCTTGGTGTGGAATCTATTAATATTTATATCAAGAAAAAACGAATTGCACAAAAAAATCAACATTAAAGGAATCCTATGCCTTATGTGAATATCAAAATCACACGAGAAAATGGCACACCCACAAAGGAGCAAAAACAACGCATTATACAAGGCATTACAGAGATTCTAAGTGAGGTTTTGGGTAGAGATTCCGCTTCGCTTGTCGTTGTCATTGATGAGATTGACTGCGATAACTATGGAATCGGGGGCACTACAATTACCCAAAAACGCAAACAACAAAGCTTAAACCCACCAAACAAGGTAAAAACCAAATGAAAACACTGACAATAATTGATACTTTCGGATTCCTTTTTCGCAGTTATTTTGCCCTACCCCCGCTCAAAAACCACGATGGATTCCCTACAGGATTGCTGACGGGATTTGCAAAACTTATTTTGCAACTCTACAAGGATTATCCGCAAGATTATTTAGTTTTCGCGCTAGATTCCAAAGAAGAAAATTTCCGCAAAAGCATTGACCCACTTTATAAAGCGAATCGCCCAGAAGCTCCACAAGATTTGCAGCTACAACTCAAAGTTGCGATTGAATGGGTAGAACAAATGGGATTTAGAAACATTTCTATTGCAGGTTATGAAGCAGACGATGTTATCGCTTCTATCAACAAACAAGCCAATCGCCTCAATGTCCAAGTACGCATTATCAGCCACGACAAAGACCTTTACCAACTCATTAATGACAACACCTTTCTCTTTGACCCCAAGAAAAAAAAAGAAATCCACATCGCAGATTGCATAGACAAATATGGAGTAACCCCAGCGCAATTTATAGATTTTCAGAGTCTTGTGGGGGATAGTTCGGATAATATTCCCGGTGTCAAAGGAATTGGAGCAAAAGGCGCGGCAGGATTATTGCACAATTTCCACAGCCTTAATGGAATCTACGAAAACATTGATAAAATTGCTTCTAAGCGCACACAAGAACTATTGAAAATTTACAAAGAGGACGCTTATCGCTCTTTGGAGCTTGTGCGCTTGCGTGAGGATTTGCTAGAGGATTTCAATCTCCAAGACTGCCAAATGCCACATCAAAACCCATTATTAAAAATTACAGAATCACTCAAGGTATATGAAATTAATAGTGTGTTAAAAAAGATTCTGTCCAAAGATTCTGCTAAAAAATCTTTACACCTATTTGAAAACGCAACAAAAATCAGAGAATCGCAAGATTTTATCCCACAAACCCCCGCTCCAACACCTTTTCACTTTCAAGCGCATTTGTTAAACACGGATACAAAATTGCAAGCATTTCTCCCAAAAATCACACGCGATTCCGTTGTGTCTTTTGATACAGAAACAACAAATTTAGATGTTTTTAATGCTAAAATCGTAGGGTTTTCTTTCAGTTTTGATGGCACAAATGCCTATTATGTGCCTTTAGCGCACAATTATCTAGGCGTAGAGGAACAGGTAAGTCAAGAGGTTGCGCTAGAATTTATCCAAGCACTTTTTAATGCCAAAGCCATTATCGGACATAATCTCAAATACGACTTAGAGATTCTACGCACAAACTTCGGCTTCTCTCCCAAAAATCCTTATAATATCAAGGATAGTATGCTTGTCGCGTGGCTTTACCAAAGTGATTTGCCTTGCAATTTGGATTCTTTAATGTTGCGGTATTTTAAGCACGAGATGATTCATTATAAAGATGTAGTAAAAAAGGGAGAAAACTTTTCGCAAATCTCCATAGAATACGCTTGCCAGTATGCTAGCGAGGACGCGGCGGCTTGTTATCAACTCTACCAAAAACTTACACACTTGCTCCCACCTAATCTACTTGAAGTCGCAGAATCTACGGAATTTCCGCTGATTACTTGCCTTGTCAATATGGAGTTAAGCGGGACTAAAATTGACATTGAATATTTTAAAGAGTTAAAATCCGAAATGTCCGCCAAACTTTTGAATCTATCAGAGGAAATCTTCGCACTTGCACAAAAAAACTTTAATCTAAATTCACCGCAGCAACTTTCTATTGTCTTGTTTGAGGATTTGAAACTCCAAAGTGGCAAAAAAACAAAATCCGGCTTAAGCACTTCCCAAATGGTATTAAATTCCCTTTTTGACGCGCACCCTATCGTGCCAAAGATTTTAGAATATCGTGAGCTTTTCAAGCTTTTTAGCACCTATATAGAGCCTCTAATAGAACACGCTAAACTCAACGAATCGCATAAAATCTACACTTCTTTTATGCAAACAGGCACAAGCACTGGACGCTTAAGCTCCAAAAATCCGAATCTCCAAAATATTCCCGTCAAAACCGCACAAGGCAGACGCATACGACAAGGCTTCATCGCACAAGAAAACCACTTGCTCCTAAGCCTTGATTATTCACAAATTGAATTGCGCCTTCTAGCGCATTTTTCGCAGGATAAGGCGATGATTGAAGCATTTTGCCACAATGCAGACATTCATCTTGAAACTGCCAAAAAAATTTTTGGTGGCGCAAAAGCGCAAGAAAAACGCGCCGTGGCAAAAAGTATTAACTTCGGACTTATCTATGGTATGGGACCCAAAAAACTCTCCGAAACATTAAAAATCAGTTATCAAGAGGCAAAAACCTACATTCAAAACTATTTTGAATCTTTTCCCACCGTGAAAGATTTTTTGAAAGCTCAAGAGGATTTTATCCTAGAAAATGGTTATTCGCTTACGCTTCTAGGACGTATGCGCAAGTTTGACTTTCGCGGAATCCAAGAATACCAAAAGGCAGCATTTTTGCGTGAGGGTATCAATGCAATCTTTCAAGGAAGTGCCGCAGACATTATTAAAATGGCAATGAACGCTATCACGCAGGCAAACTTAGAATCCAAACTACTTTTGCAAGTGCATGATGAATTAATCTTTGAATCCCCGATAGCTTGTGCGGAATCCGAAGCAAAAAAAATCGCTTCCATTATGGAAAACATTACAAAGCTTAAGATTCCTCTTAGATGCTCTATTAGTATGGCAAAACATTGGGGCGACTTAAAATAACTCCTATTCTCCTCGCAAAAAGCAAAAATCCACCAAAAATACAAAAAATTTCAAATTTTCTCAACCTTTTTCACTCATTTAATTGACTTTTAAGGGGGGGGGGGGGGTATTATTTTGACTTAAATTTATTTTAAAATTTAAGGAGTCAAAATGACAAAACTTTCATTGGCAGCAAGCAGAACGCTTGTAGGTTTCGGTGTGGTAGCATTGACTAGCACAGGTAGTTTTGCTGCACAGAAGAATATTGACAACACCCCCACAGGGACAAACGCATCTTTCACACAAAGTGGCAATAGCTATACTTGGAATGGCAAGGATAGCACAGGTGCAGCGGTAACTCAAGGCACAGACGATGTAACTCTTACTTTAAGCGCGCCAACCACCGCTACCATAGGCACTCCACCCAAAGAAGTAAGTTCGTTTAACACAAACGCAAACAGCAGTGTAAAAATCAATCTTCAACAAAATTCCAACACTGCTTTGGTTGCAGGAGACAAACTCACAATCAAAGGCGATAATGCAACAGATTCTCGCACACTTTATAACTTTGATTTAAACGCAGGTGTGATTGACATAGGAGACGGGACAGCTCTCCTAAATCTTGAAGCAAATAGCGGAGAATCCAAGCTTGGCACGATTGTAGGACAAGCAACAACTTTCAAAGACAAATCCACGCTCACGCTTAAAAACAATGGTTCAGTCAGTGCGACACAAGACTTGACTTTTGAGAATGGTTCTACGCTTGACTTACAAGGAAGTGGTTCGCTAAAAGTAGGTGGAAGTCTTAATATGACAGGCGCAGCAGGGACACCAAACATTCTCTACACAAACCCCAAAAATGTAGGCGCAATCAGTGTCGGAGGGAATGCTACTTTCACAAATTCAGAGATTGCTTTACAATCTAAAGATTTCAATCAACTAAGCTTTGATACACCCAAAGTGTTACTAAAAGGCGGTAAAGATTCCACAACCCTAGCAGGAGTTACTCTCACAAAAGATGCAAAGGGCAACTTCAACACAGCTGCCACAGCGGTAGCTGATACAAGCCTAAAAGTTGGAAGAGTAACCCTACAAAGAACAGCGGGAGATTGGCTAGGAAGAAGTATTAGCACAGAGTTGCAAAAAGATATTAATATGAGTTTAGGTGGCACAGATTCTGTTATAGGTGGTAATGCAGGCAATAGCTTCACTCAAAACTTTGGTCAAAATGCAGCAAACACCACAACAAACGGCTTTGTGGATTACACAAGTGCGAACAAGGTGATTTATGGACAAAATGCAAATGGAGAATTAACAAAAAGCAATATAGCAAATACAGATAAAACTGCTGCACTTGTCAATAATGGAATCTATGTGCAAGGTAATGAAGTGTTACTAAGCAGTTATCTCATTAAAAATGTCGTCAATGGTAAATGGGTAGCAAATATCAACAATATGAGTAGCATTATTGATAATGCAGCAACAAACTTATACACTTACAGAAATACTCTTACAGGCGGTTCCACTAATGCTAATACAATCTTAGATGCTAATGGAAAAGTCTTAGACACTGAATTCCAAAAAAAAGTTAATGGCGGAACATTAAAAGGAATCTACGACATAAGAGATGCACAAGTAACCGCTGCGGGTGGCACAGCTTCTACTGACGCAAACGAAAGCAAGAGGAATGCGGCAGATAGAAAGGTTATCACAGACGATATATCTGCAAAACAAACTGCTTACAACAATGCACAAGCAGCTTACAATGCACTCTCTGATGCAGACAAGAAAAATCCTGCTAATCAAGTAGTAACAGCTTACAACACTGCAACTACGGATTTAGAGACAGCCAAAGATAGATTAACAACATTTGATAAACAAATCTCTTTAATCAATGAGGGCAAATCTCTATGGATTCAAGCAGAGAAATCTGCAGCCACTTACACAAAGCTTACCACAGAAATATATAACGCTAATAACAATGGCGGAAATGCTCTGCTTAATGGACAAAAACTATACTTCAAGCAAGTAGCAGTCAAAGACGCACAAGGCAAAATCACAGGTTATAAAGATACAGAGAAACTTAACCGCGCAGGGATTAACCTCATCGCAAGCACGACCGATGTAGGCTCTCACACAGGATTAGCAGTAGGAATCTTTGATTCTTTACAAGAATCTGGGCTAAGCGAACTTGCAAGAGGCGATATTATGACAGACGCAGTGTGGAATGGTGGTCAAAGATGGAAAGGCTTAACCAACGATACCCATAACAATGCCCGCTCTGTAACCAACTTCACAAACTCTGTAAGCACTGCAATCAATGTTTCTAATGATATGGCATTAGGAGATAGAATCGCAAGAGTACACAACCCTTATGGTGAGAAACTCGCAGCTGCAGGGGGAAGCGATGCGTATAATGACTTCTACCGCAGAACAAATGGAAGCGTTTGGGCAAATGCGTTTGGTGGAGCAAATATCGTAGATGGCGAAAGTGGTGGCGTCTATGGAATCTCACTAGGTGCGGATAAACAAGTAGGCGATTCTGCGCTAATAGGTGTATATTTCACTTATGCAGACGCGGACTTGAAAGACAAGAGTGCAAAACAAAAATCCGATAACTTCAGACTAGGGATTTACTCCAATATTAAACTCTCCCCAAGCTGGGAATTGAATCTTCACGGATTTGGACAACTTGCACAAACTGACCAATACACTTCTAAACTAGGAGAAGGATACTCAAGTGATTTTGATAAAAAATTCTTTGGTTTAAGTGGAAGTGTGGGTAAAATCATTGATTTTGAAAACAGCTTATATTTAAAACCTTTTGTAGGTTTGAATTACTACTATTCAAACAATCCTAGCTATACAGAAAAAGGTGGAAGCTTGCCTGTGAATGTCAATAAAATGCAAAACAATTCTATTAGTGTAGATGTGGGCTTAGAAGCTAGAAAATATTTCAACGAAACTTCTTATCTCTTTGCTACTCCAAAAATTGAGCAATACTTGCTAAATGACGGAGACAATTATACTGCTTCCTTTGTGGGTTCTCCTCTCAATTTCAGTGTAAGTGCAAGTGATAAGCTTAAAACTTATGGACAAATTGTCGTAGGCGGAAGCTTCGGAATCACTGATGCTTTGAACATTGAGCTAGGACTTGGTGCAAAACAAATCCTTGCAAACAAAGTAGATGACAAAAACGAAACTTACCTAAGCGGAAATCTAGGATTAAAATATAAATTCTAATGTCTTTGACGCAGGGCTCTGTCCTTGCGTCCTTGCAAGAATTACTTTAACTTTTCGTGGCAATCCGTAATCTAGGATTGCTTCTACTAAATTCTTCCTTGCTGAATTTTAGAAATTTCATCTCTCGCAAACCCTTGCGAGAATTCCCTTGTCCTTGTAAGCGGATTTAGTGGATTATCCTATTCATAGCCCAATAATTTTGCAATTCCTTGTTTTTGCGCTTTAATCTGCTCTCCTCGCGCAATCAGTTCATAAAAGCATTCATTGTAATCCTCCAAAACTTGCGAATCCAAAAACCCACTTGGCAAAAGCATTTCTTTAATTTCTTTTTCACCAATTCGCTCATTATTATCTTGATAAATTTTACTCAACGCCAAACAACCCGCGGAAGTTAAAAAATAAAAATATAATGCTTTTGCTACAACAGAATTTTTCACTCTAAGCACCAAGATTCCAGCATTTGGCAAGACAATCTTTTGCGCTGCACTCTTGCCTATAATCGCAACTTTTGGGGTAACTCCACGCATAGAGAGCAAAACATCATAAGGTTGCACTCTAAGTTCATACAGACGCTCAAGATTCGGCTTTAGCGCATAATCATTAAAAGAATTGCTCACACCATAAGCTTCAAAATCCTTAACCCCTAAATCATAACAACCAATCATCTCTTTGTCTTGTTTCATTTCTACACGAGTTCCACGATAACATTTTTCCAAAAAATCCCCCAAAACTACTTTGATTTGCGGAGATTGCATTTCTTGTTGCATATAATAAGAGGGTTTAAGATTTTCCAAATTTATGTTTTGATAATCCAAAAGACACGAAATCTTAGTATTTCTTTTGAAAGCACACAAATCTGTTATCTCTTCTAAATTAATGAGTTTATTGTATTTTCCCTCTTTTAAGTGAAAATCTTGCGCATTGATAAAAAACATTCGTTGATTTTTAGGAGAAAGCACAAGCAAGCAAAATTCCCCCATTTGATGTGGAAAAATATTCGTCGGTAGTTCAATAATTACTTCTAAAATCTTAGATTGCACGAGATGATGACGCAATCGTTCCCCTATGGACTTGTTTAATAATACAGAACGAATGATAAAAATAGCTTTTTTGTTGAATTTTGAAAGCGCAAAGTCCAAAAACGGAATCTCTGGAGAGGTTTTTGTATAAGGTGCAAGAGGCGAAGTTTTCGGGGCTTTAAGATTAAGATGAGAAAGCAAAGGGGGATGGCAAAAGACTTTATCAAATTTTGTATTACTCCTCTCCTTTTGATTATTTTGCACATTTAAAAAATCTTTGAAAATATCTGCAACCTCTAAATGACAATCTTTAAATTTCAAAAGCAATGCAAGTGCTTTGGCGATTTCAATAAGCTTAGGATGAATATCCACACCAAAAAATTGACATTCGTTGTGATGTGCGCTTAAACTCAAAAGCCAAGAACCAACCCCGCAACAAGGATTATAAATGCTTTCATTTTTTTGTAAATGCAATAACTTACACACAAGCATATTTATCTCTGCTGGTGTTGCATAATCATAGAGTTTTAAAATTGTTTTTTGCAGCGCAATAGTCTGAATAAAATCCTCTAATTCTTGCGCATTGACTTTGAGATTCTGCGCAAGTTTTATAATTTTTTTATAATTCAAATCCGAATTAATTGCTATTTTATGCGTTAAATTGTGTTTTTGTAGATAACAATAAAAACTCTGTGGAATCTCTTTTGTTTTAGAGATTAACAATTCTGCACTCAAAGTCTTGTCTTGTCCTACCAACAAAAACTCCAATGTCAAGCACAATACATCAAAATTATCCTCGTGGTATTTTTGAATGTATTGAAAAATCTGCAATAATTCTTTCATTGTATTCTCCTTATTTATACATCGGCAACCAATTAAACACAAACAAAATATGGCAGACGCCAACCACACAGCCAAAAATCAATAAACTATAAATCGTCCAACTCCCGCCCTTGACGCGAAAATTATGCTCCAAAGCAAGATTTGATGTGCATTGCCTTAATTCCTTGCGTGAGATTCTGCTTGCCCTAAGCAATAAAGCAGGAATAATCACAGACCAAATCGTCGCCGCAAGCCCCGCCCAACCAATCGCAAGCAA comes from the Helicobacter ganmani genome and includes:
- a CDS encoding TRAP transporter small permease subunit gives rise to the protein MQKILKIARVLNSLSLIASCISGVALWVLCLLTFGLALALNFSYVNSKLDDFSLYCFALMVLLAFSWTLQKDKHVRIDLLYAHYSDKTKVIGFLLVNLFFILPFCLVMIKYGLDFTIQSYKMGESSQNGKIPYYFVFKSFVVLGFVLLSLQSVSEILKSFVKIKQRNYTQSADFVTEETQILKESLKEQKLKQEH
- a CDS encoding TerC family protein: MFEWIANPEMWIALVTLIALEIVLGIDNIIFIAILVGRLPKEQRQKARILGLSLAMITRLLLLLSLFWIMKLTAPLFSVLGQDISGRDLILILGGLFLIGKSTLEIHHDIEEADESKPQDSLQSSAKKGFINVLIQIAILDIVFSLDSVITAVGMVSNIEIMMLAVIVAVGVMMIASKGISEFVENNPTIKILALAFLILVGVTLVAEGLNFHISKAYIYFAMAFSLGVESINIYIKKKRIAQKNQH
- a CDS encoding tautomerase family protein, giving the protein MPYVNIKITRENGTPTKEQKQRIIQGITEILSEVLGRDSASLVVVIDEIDCDNYGIGGTTITQKRKQQSLNPPNKVKTK
- the polA gene encoding DNA polymerase I is translated as MKTLTIIDTFGFLFRSYFALPPLKNHDGFPTGLLTGFAKLILQLYKDYPQDYLVFALDSKEENFRKSIDPLYKANRPEAPQDLQLQLKVAIEWVEQMGFRNISIAGYEADDVIASINKQANRLNVQVRIISHDKDLYQLINDNTFLFDPKKKKEIHIADCIDKYGVTPAQFIDFQSLVGDSSDNIPGVKGIGAKGAAGLLHNFHSLNGIYENIDKIASKRTQELLKIYKEDAYRSLELVRLREDLLEDFNLQDCQMPHQNPLLKITESLKVYEINSVLKKILSKDSAKKSLHLFENATKIRESQDFIPQTPAPTPFHFQAHLLNTDTKLQAFLPKITRDSVVSFDTETTNLDVFNAKIVGFSFSFDGTNAYYVPLAHNYLGVEEQVSQEVALEFIQALFNAKAIIGHNLKYDLEILRTNFGFSPKNPYNIKDSMLVAWLYQSDLPCNLDSLMLRYFKHEMIHYKDVVKKGENFSQISIEYACQYASEDAAACYQLYQKLTHLLPPNLLEVAESTEFPLITCLVNMELSGTKIDIEYFKELKSEMSAKLLNLSEEIFALAQKNFNLNSPQQLSIVLFEDLKLQSGKKTKSGLSTSQMVLNSLFDAHPIVPKILEYRELFKLFSTYIEPLIEHAKLNESHKIYTSFMQTGTSTGRLSSKNPNLQNIPVKTAQGRRIRQGFIAQENHLLLSLDYSQIELRLLAHFSQDKAMIEAFCHNADIHLETAKKIFGGAKAQEKRAVAKSINFGLIYGMGPKKLSETLKISYQEAKTYIQNYFESFPTVKDFLKAQEDFILENGYSLTLLGRMRKFDFRGIQEYQKAAFLREGINAIFQGSAADIIKMAMNAITQANLESKLLLQVHDELIFESPIACAESEAKKIASIMENITKLKIPLRCSISMAKHWGDLK
- a CDS encoding autotransporter family protein; the encoded protein is MTKLSLAASRTLVGFGVVALTSTGSFAAQKNIDNTPTGTNASFTQSGNSYTWNGKDSTGAAVTQGTDDVTLTLSAPTTATIGTPPKEVSSFNTNANSSVKINLQQNSNTALVAGDKLTIKGDNATDSRTLYNFDLNAGVIDIGDGTALLNLEANSGESKLGTIVGQATTFKDKSTLTLKNNGSVSATQDLTFENGSTLDLQGSGSLKVGGSLNMTGAAGTPNILYTNPKNVGAISVGGNATFTNSEIALQSKDFNQLSFDTPKVLLKGGKDSTTLAGVTLTKDAKGNFNTAATAVADTSLKVGRVTLQRTAGDWLGRSISTELQKDINMSLGGTDSVIGGNAGNSFTQNFGQNAANTTTNGFVDYTSANKVIYGQNANGELTKSNIANTDKTAALVNNGIYVQGNEVLLSSYLIKNVVNGKWVANINNMSSIIDNAATNLYTYRNTLTGGSTNANTILDANGKVLDTEFQKKVNGGTLKGIYDIRDAQVTAAGGTASTDANESKRNAADRKVITDDISAKQTAYNNAQAAYNALSDADKKNPANQVVTAYNTATTDLETAKDRLTTFDKQISLINEGKSLWIQAEKSAATYTKLTTEIYNANNNGGNALLNGQKLYFKQVAVKDAQGKITGYKDTEKLNRAGINLIASTTDVGSHTGLAVGIFDSLQESGLSELARGDIMTDAVWNGGQRWKGLTNDTHNNARSVTNFTNSVSTAINVSNDMALGDRIARVHNPYGEKLAAAGGSDAYNDFYRRTNGSVWANAFGGANIVDGESGGVYGISLGADKQVGDSALIGVYFTYADADLKDKSAKQKSDNFRLGIYSNIKLSPSWELNLHGFGQLAQTDQYTSKLGEGYSSDFDKKFFGLSGSVGKIIDFENSLYLKPFVGLNYYYSNNPSYTEKGGSLPVNVNKMQNNSISVDVGLEARKYFNETSYLFATPKIEQYLLNDGDNYTASFVGSPLNFSVSASDKLKTYGQIVVGGSFGITDALNIELGLGAKQILANKVDDKNETYLSGNLGLKYKF
- a CDS encoding N-6 DNA methylase, which produces MKELLQIFQYIQKYHEDNFDVLCLTLEFLLVGQDKTLSAELLISKTKEIPQSFYCYLQKHNLTHKIAINSDLNYKKIIKLAQNLKVNAQELEDFIQTIALQKTILKLYDYATPAEINMLVCKLLHLQKNESIYNPCCGVGSWLLSLSAHHNECQFFGVDIHPKLIEIAKALALLLKFKDCHLEVADIFKDFLNVQNNQKERSNTKFDKVFCHPPLLSHLNLKAPKTSPLAPYTKTSPEIPFLDFALSKFNKKAIFIIRSVLLNKSIGERLRHHLVQSKILEVIIELPTNIFPHQMGEFCLLVLSPKNQRMFFINAQDFHLKEGKYNKLINLEEITDLCAFKRNTKISCLLDYQNINLENLKPSYYMQQEMQSPQIKVVLGDFLEKCYRGTRVEMKQDKEMIGCYDLGVKDFEAYGVSNSFNDYALKPNLERLYELRVQPYDVLLSMRGVTPKVAIIGKSAAQKIVLPNAGILVLRVKNSVVAKALYFYFLTSAGCLALSKIYQDNNERIGEKEIKEMLLPSGFLDSQVLEDYNECFYELIARGEQIKAQKQGIAKLLGYE